The Aureimonas populi genome includes the window CCTCCGTCTGGAAACGCGCGGTCAAGAACGGCGATTCCTCCTTCTTCGGCATCGGGATTCCGATGTTCCACGGCGAAGGAGCCTTCGCCCCGGAGGAGCTGGCCGCGACGGCGCAGGCCAATCTCGGATGGTGGCACCATTCGGTCCACAACACGCTCGACAAGCTCGACTGGGACTGGATGCAGGTTCACCTCGACATCTACGCGGCGTGGCTCTGGGAGCTTCTGACGGCCCCGGTCCTGCCCTTCAGCTATGTCGAGGTGGCCACGCAGATCCTCGACCGCGTGGCCGAGCTTGCACGGCTCGGTGGCCCGGATGTGGGCCTGGGAAGCGCCCTTGCGCAAGCCGAGCTGTTTCTCGGCCAGGCCCGCCGGCTGGACGCGCTGGCGGACGGCGTTCGCGGCGCCTTCCGCGAGGGGCGGGGCGATGAGGACGCGGCCCGCCTGGTGAACCGCACCTTCAAGAGGCTCAGCCGCCTCCTCGTTCCCTTGCAGAGCACCGCGAAGGGCACCTACGGGCACGACCCTTACGGCTTCACGCCCCAGACGACGATGATCCCCGCGCTCTACGACGTGCCCCGGCTCGCGGCGACGACGGACGAGGAACGGCGCTGGATGCTCCAGACGGCTTTGCGGCGCGCGCGCAACCGCGTCGCCGACACGCTGAACGATTCCGGCTCGCTGATCGACGAGCTCGGTCGCCAGCTCGGCGCGGACCGGCGCCAGAGGCGGCGAGGACGGGGGTCATGAGCAAGCGCATCGTCTACCAGCTCGTGGCGCCCCTTCACCTGACGGCGGGGCCGGCCGAGGTCGAACGCCGGCAGGAATTCCTTCGCGCCCACGCAGCACCGGGCTTCGTGCTCGAAGCCTGGCCGACCCGGCAGGGCCGCGCGGCGATCGAGAGCGACACCGACGCGCTGCTGGCTTCTCCCGAAATCCTCGCGGGCGTGTGCCGGGCGCAGAAGGGGGGCGCCGACGCGGCGATCATCGGATGTTTCGGCGATCCCGCTCTCGAGGCGGCACGCGAGAGCGTCGACATACCGGTGGTGGGCGCCGGCGAAGCTGCAATGCTGCTGGCGCTGCAACTCGGCTACCGCTTCTCGGTGATCTCGCCCATCGCCCAGGGCGCCGGGCGGCGCGACGCCCATGTGCGCCGGCTCGGCCTCGAATCGCGCTACGCCTCCACACGGGGCCTCGGCATCGACATCGCAAGCATGGCGAACGGCTCCGTCGATCCGCGCGCGGCCGTCATCGAGGCGGGCCGCAAATGCGTGGAGGAGGACGGCGCGGACGTGCTCGTCCTCGGTTGCATGAGCTTCTCCTTTCTCGGCTTCACGGGAGAGGCGCAGCGCGAAATCGGGGTGCCCGTCGTCAATCCGGTGATCGCGGCCCTGAAGGCTGCGGAGACCATCCTGGCCCACGGCCTGCATTTCAGCCGGAGGAGTTGGCCGAAGGCCGCCCCCAAACCGCATCCCCAGTCCATCGAGGAGTGATCCGATGACCAGCATCGCATTCAACGCCCGCCTTCGCGGCGCCCTCCTGGCAGGAGCGGGGATCGCGCTCTGCGCCGCCGCCCTCGCGCCCGTTCAGGAGGTCCGCGCGCAGGGCGCGCCCGGCGAGCTCGCCTGGGCCGACACGCTCCCCTCGGGCCTTGACCCCCACGTCGTCTTCGACGTGCCGATGCAGCTCTACATGCTGAACGTCTACGACAATCTCTATCGCTATCAGGGCAACCCGCCCGAACTCGTACCCTGGCTGGCCGAAAGCCACACCATGTCCGAGGACGGGCTGACCTGGACGTTCACGCTGCGGGAGGGCATCACCTTCCACGACGGCTCGGACATGACCGCCGAGGATGTCGTCTACAGCTTCCAGCGCGTGCTCGGCCTCGGTCGCGGCCCCGCATCGGCGTTCCTCAGCTATCTGCAGCCCGAGAACGTCACCGCCCTCGACGAGCGGACGGTGGAGTTCGTGCTCGACACGCCCTACGCGCCCTTCCTCTCGGCCATTCCGCTCGTCTCCATCCTGAATGCCGGCCTGATGCGGGAGCACGAGAGCGACGAAGACTGGGGCTCGGCATGGCTGGCGTCGAACGCCGCCGGTTCGGGCGCCTACGCCTTCGATCCGGCCAGCTATATTCCGCGCGGCAACATCACGGTCGAACGCTTCGAGGATCACTTCCTCGGCTGGGCCCACAACGACGATCCGATCGACATCGTGCGCGTGCCCTTCATCGCGGAAAACAGCACGCGCATCCTGGCCCTTCTCAACGGCGAGGTGCAGGCGACCGATTCCTACCTGCCCTCCGATCAGGTGGAGAGGGTCGAGGCGGCGGACGGCGTCCATGTCGCCAGCGACGAATCCATGCGCGTCATGGTCATCCGCATGAACAACGGCAAGGCGCCCTTCGACAATGTGAACTTCCGGCGCTGCCTGAGCCATGCCTTCAATTACGAAGGCTTCATCGACGTCATCCTTCAGGGCCACGCCGTGCGCAATCCGGGCCCCATCCCGCAGACGCTCTGGGGCGCGCCCGCCGATGTTCCGGGCTATTCATACGATCTCGACAAGGCGCGGGAGGCCTGCGATCTCGCCCGCTCGGAGGGCGCGCCCGTCGACCGGACCGTCTCGATCCACACCCAGTCCGAACTCGACCTGACCCTGCAGGCCGCGCAGGTGCTTCAGGGCGATGCCCGGCAACTGGGCCTGAACATCGAGATCGTTCCCGACACATGGGCCAACATGACCGGCTCGATGGGCTCGATGGAGAGCACGCCGGACATGTGGATCCACTGGGTCTCCACCTACTTCGTGGACCCCGAGAACTGGATCGGCCAGATGTACGATTCGCAGTTCCACGGCACATGGAAGGCCTCGTCCTGGTACGACAATGCCGAGGTGGACGAACTCCTGCGCACGGCGCGGACCGTGACCGACGAGGACACGCGCCGGCAGGCCTACGAGGCGGCCAGCCGGATCGTGATCGACGAGGCGGCCGACATCTGGATCTACAACACCATCCAGATGCGCGGCATGTCGGATCGGATCGAGGGCTACGAGTTCTCGCCTGTCGGCTCGGGCGCGGAGTTCCGCACCCTCTCCCTCACGGACTAGGCCGCCTTCTCCATGCTCCTGTTCCTGGTCCGTCGGCTCATCCTCGTCATCCCGGTGATCTTCGGGTTGCTCCTGCTCACCTTCATCATGATCCGTGTCGTGCCGACGGATCCGGCGGCGGCGCTGGCGGGCGAGAACGCCAGCGCCGAACAGATCGCGGCCATCCGCGCGCAATTCGGCTTCGACCAGCCGGTCATCGTCCAGTTCTGGACGTATCTCGGCCAGGTCGTGCGCGGCGACTTCGGAATCTCCCTCTATTCGAACCGGCCGATCGGGGCCGACATTCTCCTGCGCCTTCCCGCAACGCTCGAACTCACCTTCGTCGCGCTCCTCGTCGCGGCCTTCGGCGGCATCGCCGTCGGCACCCTTGCGGCGGTGTGGCACAATAGCTGGTTCGACCATCTGATCCGCATCTTCACCGTGGCCGGGCTGGCGCTGGCCTCCTTCTGGCTGGCGATCATGCTCCAGCTCCTGTTCTCCATGGAACTCGGCTGGCTGCCCCTTCGCGGCCGGCTTCCATCCGGGATGGCCCCACCGGCCTACATTACCGGCCTTTATCTCGTCGATTCCCTGCTGACGCTCGATTTCAGAGCCTTCACCACAGCGCTCGGCCATCTGCTCCTGCCGGCGCTGACGCTGGCCTTCGGCGGGCTCGCCACGGTCGCCCGCTTCACGCGCTCCTCGCTTCTCGAAACGCTCCAGAACGACTTCGTCACCTACGAGCGGGCCGTGGGCTTTCCCAACCATCGCATCGTCCT containing:
- a CDS encoding aspartate/glutamate racemase family protein, with the translated sequence MSKRIVYQLVAPLHLTAGPAEVERRQEFLRAHAAPGFVLEAWPTRQGRAAIESDTDALLASPEILAGVCRAQKGGADAAIIGCFGDPALEAARESVDIPVVGAGEAAMLLALQLGYRFSVISPIAQGAGRRDAHVRRLGLESRYASTRGLGIDIASMANGSVDPRAAVIEAGRKCVEEDGADVLVLGCMSFSFLGFTGEAQREIGVPVVNPVIAALKAAETILAHGLHFSRRSWPKAAPKPHPQSIEE
- a CDS encoding ABC transporter substrate-binding protein, whose product is MTSIAFNARLRGALLAGAGIALCAAALAPVQEVRAQGAPGELAWADTLPSGLDPHVVFDVPMQLYMLNVYDNLYRYQGNPPELVPWLAESHTMSEDGLTWTFTLREGITFHDGSDMTAEDVVYSFQRVLGLGRGPASAFLSYLQPENVTALDERTVEFVLDTPYAPFLSAIPLVSILNAGLMREHESDEDWGSAWLASNAAGSGAYAFDPASYIPRGNITVERFEDHFLGWAHNDDPIDIVRVPFIAENSTRILALLNGEVQATDSYLPSDQVERVEAADGVHVASDESMRVMVIRMNNGKAPFDNVNFRRCLSHAFNYEGFIDVILQGHAVRNPGPIPQTLWGAPADVPGYSYDLDKAREACDLARSEGAPVDRTVSIHTQSELDLTLQAAQVLQGDARQLGLNIEIVPDTWANMTGSMGSMESTPDMWIHWVSTYFVDPENWIGQMYDSQFHGTWKASSWYDNAEVDELLRTARTVTDEDTRRQAYEAASRIVIDEAADIWIYNTIQMRGMSDRIEGYEFSPVGSGAEFRTLSLTD
- a CDS encoding ABC transporter permease, which produces MLLFLVRRLILVIPVIFGLLLLTFIMIRVVPTDPAAALAGENASAEQIAAIRAQFGFDQPVIVQFWTYLGQVVRGDFGISLYSNRPIGADILLRLPATLELTFVALLVAAFGGIAVGTLAAVWHNSWFDHLIRIFTVAGLALASFWLAIMLQLLFSMELGWLPLRGRLPSGMAPPAYITGLYLVDSLLTLDFRAFTTALGHLLLPALTLAFGGLATVARFTRSSLLETLQNDFVTYERAVGFPNHRIVLPYALRNSLVSPLNQIGLLFGGFISGAVVVEAIFDWPGLGSYLVGAILTADYKAILAVTLVVGLIYALVNIAVDLLQGIVDPRVGGDL